GGGAATCTGGTATTCGAGATAATCTACTCCGCCAAAAATTAGCTAAGACTCTTTTTGCTCAAGATGTTGATAACTTTTTTAACCAAAATAAGTTGAATTTTGAGCAAGTTTTATTGTATCAAATTGTCGTTCCTTATGAAAAACTTGCCTTAGAAATCTTCTACCAAATTGAAGAAGAAGAAATGAGCTTTTATCAGGCTGCTCATCTCTATGATATTGATGAAAAACGCCGATACCAGTGTGGTTATGAGGGGAAACTTTATCGATTTAACATTAAGCCAGATCTGGCTTCTGTGATATTTTCGGCAAAAACTAAAGAGGTTATTCTCCCAGTAAAAACCAATCAAGAATATCATATTCTCATGGTAGAAGAATTTATTCCGGCAGAACTAACCTCTGAAGTTTATGATGAGATTATTAATAATATGTTTGATGAGTGGTTAGCCAGTGAACTCAACTATTTACTTCATGATTCGGAACAACCAATTCCAACTACTGACCCATAAACCCAAAAATATTAACGCAAATGTGTTAGATACTTCAGGCACTTTTTGACAAAAATCAACAGTATTAGAACCAGAATTACAAGATTGAGTCACGGCAATTAAATCGAGTTCAGTGTCTTGCTCAAAGT
Above is a genomic segment from Crocosphaera sp. UHCC 0190 containing:
- a CDS encoding peptidylprolyl isomerase; protein product: MVSHLIPAVQLEEIVNCLKDNLQLKKIYQDILYQKIIRQKSAEMNLIVTSEEIQIEADKIRREKQLEKAADTLAWLNEQMITADEWESGIRDNLLRQKLAKTLFAQDVDNFFNQNKLNFEQVLLYQIVVPYEKLALEIFYQIEEEEMSFYQAAHLYDIDEKRRYQCGYEGKLYRFNIKPDLASVIFSAKTKEVILPVKTNQEYHILMVEEFIPAELTSEVYDEIINNMFDEWLASELNYLLHDSEQPIPTTDP